CACGAAAAGGCCAAGCAGGTTCTCAAGGAAAACGGCTTTACCGTAGGCCGGACCAATGTGGTGGCTGCAGAAATGGAAGACAAACCGGGTGGACTGCACCACATCCTGAACATCCTGGGCCAACAGGGGGTCAATGTGGAATACATGTACGCCTTTGTGCAGCAAAGCGGCAAGAACGCCGTGCTCATCTTCCGCTTTGATCGCACGGATCAGGCCATCGAGATTCTTCAGGACAACGGCGTCCGGATCCTGTCGGGCGAAGAAGTCTACAACATCTGATACACGGGGCAGGCTGCGGTAGCCCAGACAAAGGTACTGCAGCCTGCCGGAACAGCCTGTTTTCCGGAAATTTCACGCGGACACCCAAGCCACTTCAGGGCCACGGCCAGGCACCCATGTATTTCCTTGATCCGTCTTCGAAGACCTTGAGTTGCCCTTCTTCGTGACTTTCGCGTCCTTGCCCACCGCCCATGCAAACCTCTTTGCGCCCAGCATTACGGTGATTCCCGTACACACCTTCAGGAGATTTTCATGAGCCACATGTTACGCCTTTTTTGTCTCTGTCTTGTTCTTGTCGCAACCACGGCCTGCGGAACCAGCGACCAGGAATCCGCCTCCAGCACACAAGATACCTCCTCCAGTGAGGCAACCATTAAAATCGGGGCGGTACTGCGTCTTTCACGCGGGGCCTCGGACGGCCTGCCCGCCCGACACGGCATGGAAATCGCCGTGAACCAGATCAACGCGGCCGGCGGGATCAACGGCAAGCAACTGGAAATCATCTTTTATGACAGCAAGGACGACTCGACCACAGCCGTCAATGCCGTGCAAAAACTCATTTCCGTGGACAAGGTCCAGGCCATTATCGGTCCCATGATGAGCGGCAACGTCCTGGCTTCGGCCCCCCTGTGCAACCGCAACAAGGTGGTTATGATCACTCCGTCGGGGA
The window above is part of the Desulfoplanes formicivorans genome. Proteins encoded here:
- a CDS encoding ACT domain-containing protein; translation: MKVEQISVFLENRAGRLSEVTRVLADSGINIRALSLADTSDFGILRLIVTNHEKAKQVLKENGFTVGRTNVVAAEMEDKPGGLHHILNILGQQGVNVEYMYAFVQQSGKNAVLIFRFDRTDQAIEILQDNGVRILSGEEVYNI